A genome region from Deltaproteobacteria bacterium HGW-Deltaproteobacteria-4 includes the following:
- a CDS encoding DNA helicase II → MNYIADLHIHSPFSRATSPDSNLYGLAAWARIKGIQIIGTGDFTHPGWFRRLKEELEPAEPGLFRLRDESRIPELLPGVRPPQTPVRFLLSAEVSSIYKRAGATRKVHNLLYVPDFAAAERINTRLAAIGNIESDGRPILGLDSRNLLEIVLEAAPEGFLVPAHIWTPWFSLFGSRSGFDSVEECFDDLSEHIFALETGLSSDPAMNRTISALDRFALISNSDCHSPGKLGREANLFTTGYDFFSLRAALKANHRDTFAGTIEFFPEEGKYHADGHRSCNICLDPHESRQRNNLCPVCGKPLTIGVQNRVLELADRDLPLFAATAPVVHSLIPLPEILGEILGLGSTAKETQGQYGQAINRFGAEFELLLHTPVAALAEWSPLLGEAVQRMRRGEVIRQAGYDGEFGVIRVFAEGELEKLAGQSSLFGDDPPRPRRKKKPLPEPFVAPPLPTLAAAAAVAPAGPNLEQQVAIHCSSRHVLVAAGPGTGKTYTLVERLGALLKAGADPATLWAITFTNRAAEELRARLVAQAGRDAEDLFVGTFHAFCLEWLRREKPQLLVVGPAERLRLLYALFPERRRQEHQTLATAISEHFSAWAANAPALPHPDLQSYLAELVQLGAIDLDGVIPTFLAELERNSDFDDEVRETVLQLFVDEFQDLDAGQYELVRRLGETCRIFAIGDPDQSIYGFRGSDPGFFFDFSRAPETTRLQLFRNYRSAGAIVDAAAALISHNRQKSGLVLQAEESHSGVIEVATTPSAAAEAEFIVRRIEELVGGIESFSLYSGRGGEEGGRGHSFAEIAILVRSRRQAEPLLTALERRGIPCQQVGVPPFYMAPSLIGLYHFLQMASGDGPISDGLALLRSLGTLTAADIDKVAAAFPLAGDFFTIARTLELPTVIARKIAELSDLVPLFVAQARQFGIATALEGHRTFLSGAVDDPQLRRFLDLAGTFGRDINTFADYLRRNAGGTIYDAGSEAVALLTLHAAKGLEFPVVFLPGLEEGLLPATLSGNNDIEEERRLFYVGLTRARNQAILSTAASRSSGPSIPSRFLKEIPTGFLTSVEAAPNRRRTRPGEQMELFQP, encoded by the coding sequence ATGAATTACATCGCCGATCTGCACATCCATTCGCCCTTTTCCCGGGCCACCAGCCCCGACAGCAACCTTTACGGTCTGGCGGCGTGGGCGCGGATCAAGGGGATTCAGATCATCGGCACCGGTGACTTTACCCACCCCGGCTGGTTCCGCCGCTTGAAAGAAGAGCTCGAACCGGCCGAGCCCGGCCTTTTCCGCCTGCGCGACGAAAGCCGCATCCCCGAACTCCTCCCTGGCGTGCGCCCGCCGCAGACGCCGGTGCGCTTCCTCCTTTCGGCGGAGGTGAGCTCCATCTACAAGCGCGCAGGCGCCACCCGCAAGGTCCATAATCTCCTTTATGTCCCCGACTTTGCGGCCGCCGAGCGGATCAATACCCGTCTCGCCGCTATCGGCAATATCGAATCGGACGGCCGCCCCATCCTTGGTCTCGACTCCCGCAATCTCCTTGAAATCGTCCTCGAAGCCGCCCCGGAAGGCTTTCTCGTCCCCGCCCACATCTGGACGCCGTGGTTCTCGCTGTTCGGTTCCCGTTCCGGCTTCGACTCGGTCGAGGAATGTTTCGACGATCTCAGCGAGCACATCTTTGCCCTGGAGACCGGTCTCTCCTCTGATCCGGCGATGAACCGGACGATCTCGGCCCTCGACCGCTTTGCCCTGATCTCCAACTCCGACTGCCATTCCCCGGGGAAGCTCGGCCGCGAAGCCAACCTCTTCACCACCGGTTACGACTTCTTTTCCCTGCGCGCGGCCCTCAAGGCGAATCACCGCGATACTTTTGCCGGGACGATCGAATTCTTTCCCGAAGAAGGGAAGTACCACGCCGACGGTCATCGTTCCTGCAACATCTGCCTTGACCCGCACGAATCCCGGCAGCGCAACAATCTCTGTCCGGTCTGTGGCAAGCCGTTGACGATCGGCGTGCAGAACCGCGTCCTCGAACTCGCCGACCGCGATCTGCCGCTCTTTGCCGCAACGGCCCCGGTTGTTCACAGCCTCATCCCTCTGCCGGAAATTCTTGGCGAAATCCTTGGCCTCGGATCGACTGCCAAAGAGACGCAGGGCCAGTACGGGCAGGCGATCAACCGCTTTGGAGCCGAGTTTGAACTCCTTCTCCACACGCCGGTAGCGGCGCTGGCCGAATGGTCGCCCCTCCTCGGCGAAGCGGTACAACGGATGCGTCGCGGTGAGGTGATCCGCCAAGCCGGTTATGACGGCGAATTCGGCGTCATCCGCGTCTTTGCCGAAGGTGAGCTTGAAAAACTTGCCGGTCAGAGTTCCCTCTTCGGGGACGATCCCCCCCGGCCGCGGCGTAAGAAGAAGCCGCTCCCCGAACCGTTCGTGGCGCCGCCTCTGCCCACTCTCGCCGCCGCAGCGGCCGTCGCCCCGGCCGGGCCGAACCTGGAGCAGCAGGTGGCGATCCATTGCAGCAGTCGCCACGTTTTGGTTGCCGCCGGCCCCGGCACCGGCAAGACCTACACTCTGGTCGAACGTCTCGGGGCTCTGCTCAAGGCCGGTGCCGATCCGGCGACCCTCTGGGCGATCACCTTCACCAACCGGGCGGCGGAAGAGCTGCGCGCACGGCTGGTGGCGCAGGCCGGACGGGACGCCGAAGATCTCTTTGTCGGCACCTTCCACGCCTTTTGTCTCGAATGGCTGCGCCGCGAGAAGCCGCAGCTTTTGGTCGTCGGACCGGCCGAGCGTCTCCGTCTGCTCTACGCCCTCTTCCCGGAGCGCCGCCGTCAGGAGCACCAGACCCTGGCGACGGCGATCAGTGAACACTTCAGCGCCTGGGCGGCCAACGCTCCGGCCCTGCCGCACCCCGATCTGCAAAGTTATCTTGCCGAACTGGTGCAGCTTGGGGCCATCGATCTCGACGGCGTCATCCCGACCTTTCTGGCGGAGCTTGAGCGCAACAGCGACTTTGACGATGAGGTGCGCGAAACCGTGCTGCAGCTCTTTGTCGACGAATTCCAGGATCTCGATGCCGGTCAGTACGAGCTGGTCCGCCGCCTTGGCGAGACCTGTCGCATCTTCGCCATTGGCGACCCCGACCAGTCGATCTACGGCTTTCGCGGCAGCGATCCCGGCTTCTTCTTCGACTTCAGCCGCGCCCCGGAGACGACGCGGCTGCAGCTCTTTCGCAACTACCGCAGTGCCGGGGCGATTGTCGATGCCGCCGCCGCCCTGATCAGCCACAACCGCCAGAAGAGCGGGCTGGTCCTGCAGGCAGAGGAGAGTCACAGCGGTGTTATCGAAGTCGCGACGACGCCGAGCGCCGCTGCCGAGGCGGAGTTCATCGTCCGCCGCATCGAAGAACTCGTCGGCGGCATCGAGAGCTTCTCCCTTTACAGCGGACGGGGCGGGGAGGAGGGGGGGCGCGGCCACTCCTTTGCCGAGATCGCCATCCTTGTCCGCTCGCGCCGTCAGGCCGAACCGCTCCTCACCGCTCTGGAGCGCCGCGGCATCCCCTGCCAGCAGGTCGGCGTTCCCCCTTTCTATATGGCGCCGTCGCTGATTGGCCTTTATCACTTTCTGCAAATGGCAAGCGGCGACGGCCCGATCAGCGATGGTCTCGCCTTGCTGCGCTCCCTCGGCACCCTGACAGCTGCTGATATTGACAAAGTAGCGGCCGCCTTCCCCCTGGCCGGCGACTTCTTCACCATCGCCCGCACCCTGGAATTGCCAACCGTCATCGCCCGGAAAATTGCCGAGCTCAGTGATCTCGTCCCCCTCTTTGTCGCCCAGGCCCGCCAGTTCGGCATCGCCACGGCCCTGGAGGGGCACCGCACTTTCCTGTCCGGCGCGGTTGATGATCCGCAGCTGCGGCGCTTCCTTGACCTTGCCGGCACTTTTGGCCGTGACATCAATACCTTTGCCGACTATCTGCGGCGCAACGCCGGCGGCACTATCTACGATGCCGGCAGTGAGGCGGTGGCGCTGTTGACTCTGCACGCCGCCAAGGGGCTCGAATTCCCGGTGGTCTTTCTCCCCGGCCTCGAAGAAGGACTCCTCCCCGCCACCCTGAGCGGCAACAACGACATCGAGGAGGAGCGCCGCCTCTTCTACGTCGGTCTCACCCGCGCCAGAAATCAGGCGATCCTCTCCACTGCTGCCAGTCGCAGCAGTGGTCCGTCGATCCCTTCGCGCTTTCTCAAAGAAATTCCCACCGGCTTTTTGACCAGCGTCGAAGCCGCCCCCAACCGGCGTCGCACCCGGCCGGGGGAGCAGATGGAGCTCTTTCAGCCGTAA
- the glmS gene encoding glutamine--fructose-6-phosphate transaminase (isomerizing), whose product MCGIVGYIGQQNATPIIIDGLRRLEYRGYDSAGIATLVNGGKIEIRRAEGKLINLETVLQAAPANGNRGIGHTRWATHGRPSETNAHPHCAGGIVVVHNGIIENYLQLKGMLQGCGHIFLSETDTEVIAHLIEERYKTLGSFEDAVRAAFTELRGAFSVAILCEQEPNLLIAAKVGSPLVVGLGAGEYFVASDIPAILSHTRQMIFLEDGEMVVFSEAGMKMSRLDGTLVERAAKTITWSPAMAEKGGYRHFMLKEIYEQPRSIADTLAGRIVDEQSDTFLDGLRLGDADVQSLERLYIVACGTSWHAALVGKFLIEKLARIPVEVDIASEFRYRDPIVTPQSLTVLISQSGETADTLAALREAKGKGGRTLALCNVVEASIAREADGALYTHAGPEIGVASTKAFTTQLVALTLLAVRLGRARGTLSTVEASALLLDLVQLPRLIEETLELNSDIEKVAQAFMNARDFLYLGRGNQYPIALEGALKLKEISYIHAEGYPAGEMKHGPIALIDEQLPVVVIAPKNATFEKVVSNLEEVRARGGRVIVVTTADGVADLSDKAEAILLVPASSDELMPILTSIPLQLLAYYVAVLKGTDVDQPRNLAKSVTVE is encoded by the coding sequence ATGTGCGGTATTGTCGGATATATCGGCCAGCAGAATGCCACCCCCATCATTATCGACGGCTTGCGTCGTCTCGAATACCGTGGCTACGACTCGGCAGGAATTGCCACCCTCGTCAACGGCGGCAAGATCGAAATTCGCCGCGCCGAAGGGAAGTTGATCAATCTTGAAACAGTTCTCCAGGCCGCGCCGGCCAACGGCAACCGTGGCATCGGTCATACCCGCTGGGCAACGCACGGCCGCCCCTCCGAGACCAATGCTCATCCCCACTGTGCCGGCGGCATCGTCGTCGTCCACAACGGCATCATCGAAAATTACCTGCAACTCAAAGGGATGCTGCAAGGGTGCGGGCATATTTTCCTTTCCGAGACCGATACCGAGGTCATCGCCCACCTCATTGAGGAGCGTTACAAAACCCTTGGCTCGTTTGAAGACGCGGTACGGGCGGCTTTTACCGAACTGCGCGGCGCCTTTTCCGTCGCCATCCTTTGCGAGCAGGAGCCAAATCTCCTTATTGCCGCCAAGGTCGGCTCCCCCCTGGTCGTCGGCCTCGGCGCAGGTGAATACTTTGTCGCTTCCGACATCCCGGCAATTCTGTCCCACACCCGGCAGATGATCTTTCTCGAAGATGGTGAGATGGTCGTCTTCAGCGAAGCTGGGATGAAGATGAGTCGCCTTGACGGCACCCTGGTCGAGCGCGCCGCCAAGACCATTACCTGGAGTCCGGCAATGGCGGAGAAGGGGGGGTATCGCCATTTCATGCTCAAGGAGATTTATGAGCAGCCCCGTTCCATCGCCGATACCCTGGCCGGGCGGATTGTCGATGAGCAGAGCGACACTTTTCTTGATGGCCTGCGCCTCGGGGACGCCGATGTGCAGAGTCTCGAACGCCTGTATATTGTTGCCTGCGGCACCTCCTGGCATGCGGCGCTGGTCGGCAAATTCCTGATCGAAAAGCTGGCGCGCATCCCGGTGGAGGTCGATATCGCCAGTGAATTCCGTTATCGCGATCCGATCGTCACGCCGCAAAGTCTCACCGTCCTCATCAGCCAGAGCGGCGAGACCGCTGATACTCTTGCTGCCCTGCGTGAAGCGAAGGGGAAGGGGGGACGCACTCTCGCCCTCTGCAACGTCGTCGAAGCGTCGATCGCCCGGGAAGCGGACGGTGCCCTTTACACCCACGCTGGGCCGGAGATCGGCGTCGCTTCGACCAAGGCCTTTACCACCCAGCTCGTTGCGCTCACCCTTCTCGCCGTCCGTCTCGGCCGGGCGCGCGGCACCCTGAGCACGGTTGAGGCCAGCGCCCTCCTCCTTGATCTGGTGCAGCTCCCCCGCCTCATCGAAGAGACTCTGGAGCTCAATAGCGACATTGAAAAGGTGGCGCAGGCCTTCATGAATGCCCGGGATTTCCTCTACCTCGGCCGCGGCAATCAATATCCGATCGCCCTCGAAGGCGCCCTCAAGCTCAAGGAGATCTCTTACATCCATGCCGAAGGTTATCCTGCCGGCGAGATGAAGCACGGTCCGATCGCCCTGATCGACGAGCAGCTGCCGGTAGTGGTGATCGCCCCGAAGAATGCCACCTTCGAGAAGGTCGTTTCCAACCTCGAAGAGGTGCGGGCGCGCGGCGGCCGGGTGATCGTTGTCACCACCGCCGATGGTGTCGCCGACCTTTCCGATAAAGCCGAAGCGATCCTCCTTGTCCCGGCGAGCAGTGACGAGCTCATGCCGATCCTCACTTCCATCCCGCTGCAGCTCCTTGCCTACTACGTCGCCGTCCTCAAGGGGACCGACGTCGATCAGCCGCGTAACCTCGCCAAGAGTGTGACCGTGGAGTAA
- the glmU gene encoding bifunctional UDP-N-acetylglucosamine diphosphorylase/glucosamine-1-phosphate N-acetyltransferase GlmU (forms a homotrimer; catalyzes the acetylation of glucosamine-1-phosphate and uridylation of N-acetylglucosamine-1-phosphate to produce UDP-GlcNAc; function in cell wall synthesis), translated as MKSLATVILAAGKGTRMKSALSKVLHPLCGEPLIHYPVRLARQLGSTTTVLVVGHGAEAVETALAAENVTFALQAEQLGTGHALLCAQPALADFSGTILLLCGDVPLLRATTITQLLDYHHGQGASVTVLTATLENPHGYGRVVRDGDEVVAIVEEKDATPEIRALQEINTGIYCFAAPFVFTALSQVGCNNAQGEYYLTDVLALARSAGRKVCALAAAEGEEAMGINDRVQLAEADGLLRQRINRQHQRAGVTIVDPFATYIEPGVTIGADTIIHPGVHLRGTTKVAGNCIVEPGAMITDSCIAEGVHIKAGSIVEGSEIGVGCAIGPMAHLRAGTILLGDNKIGNFVETKKARFGKKSQASHLTYIGDAEVGERVNFGCGTITCNYDGVNKYRTTIGDDVFVGSDTQFIAPVTIGSGSLIAAGSTITKDVPPDALALSRTDQRVIEGWAAKKRAKQQKK; from the coding sequence ATGAAGTCACTGGCAACGGTCATTCTTGCCGCCGGCAAGGGGACGCGGATGAAATCGGCATTGTCGAAAGTCCTCCACCCCCTGTGCGGTGAACCATTGATCCACTATCCGGTTCGACTCGCCCGACAACTCGGCTCGACGACGACGGTCCTCGTTGTCGGCCACGGTGCCGAAGCAGTGGAGACCGCTCTGGCGGCGGAGAACGTCACCTTTGCCCTGCAGGCCGAACAGCTCGGCACCGGCCATGCGCTCCTCTGCGCTCAGCCGGCCCTGGCCGACTTCAGCGGCACGATTCTCCTCCTCTGCGGTGATGTACCGCTGCTGCGGGCGACAACGATTACGCAGCTCCTCGATTATCATCATGGCCAGGGGGCAAGTGTCACCGTCCTCACCGCCACCCTGGAGAATCCCCATGGTTATGGCCGGGTGGTGCGGGATGGTGATGAGGTTGTCGCCATCGTTGAAGAGAAGGATGCCACCCCGGAGATTCGCGCTCTGCAGGAGATCAATACCGGGATCTACTGCTTTGCAGCTCCCTTTGTCTTTACGGCTCTGAGTCAGGTCGGCTGCAACAACGCCCAGGGCGAATACTACCTCACCGATGTTTTGGCGCTGGCCCGGAGTGCCGGCAGGAAGGTCTGCGCTCTGGCGGCGGCGGAAGGGGAGGAGGCGATGGGGATCAATGATCGAGTCCAGCTCGCCGAAGCCGATGGTTTGCTGCGGCAGCGGATTAATCGCCAGCATCAGCGCGCCGGGGTGACGATTGTCGATCCGTTTGCTACTTACATCGAACCGGGCGTCACGATCGGCGCCGACACCATTATTCATCCCGGCGTCCATCTACGCGGGACGACAAAGGTGGCTGGCAATTGCATCGTTGAACCGGGGGCGATGATCACCGATTCCTGCATTGCTGAAGGAGTCCACATTAAAGCGGGATCGATTGTCGAGGGTTCCGAGATCGGTGTCGGCTGCGCCATCGGTCCAATGGCCCACCTCCGTGCCGGGACGATCCTCCTCGGCGACAACAAGATCGGCAACTTTGTCGAGACCAAGAAGGCGCGCTTCGGTAAGAAGAGCCAGGCGAGCCACCTCACCTATATCGGCGATGCTGAGGTCGGCGAGCGGGTCAACTTCGGCTGCGGCACCATCACCTGCAATTACGACGGGGTGAACAAATACCGTACGACCATTGGCGACGATGTCTTCGTCGGCAGCGATACCCAATTTATTGCGCCGGTGACAATTGGCAGCGGCAGCCTTATCGCCGCCGGTTCGACGATCACGAAGGATGTCCCCCCCGATGCCCTGGCTCTGTCGCGAACGGACCAGCGGGTGATCGAGGGGTGGGCGGCGAAGAAGCGAGCGAAGCAGCAGAAGAAATGA
- a CDS encoding ribonuclease HI, protein MTAPLPELIDIFSDGACSGNPGPGGWGTILRCGDHEKELAGFAAMTTNNRMELFAALSGLKALKRPCRVRVTSDSQYLCKGMTTWIFNWKKKGWKNSKKEEVVNRDLWEELDEQAQRHQIEWVWVRGHDGHAENERCDELARTAIARGLAAAK, encoded by the coding sequence ATGACCGCACCACTCCCGGAGTTAATTGACATTTTCAGTGACGGCGCCTGTTCGGGTAATCCCGGACCGGGGGGCTGGGGGACGATCCTGCGCTGCGGTGACCACGAAAAAGAACTGGCCGGCTTTGCCGCCATGACCACCAACAACCGCATGGAGCTCTTTGCCGCCCTTTCCGGCTTAAAAGCCCTCAAACGTCCTTGCCGGGTGCGGGTGACGAGTGATTCCCAGTATCTCTGCAAAGGGATGACAACGTGGATCTTCAACTGGAAGAAGAAGGGCTGGAAGAACAGTAAAAAGGAGGAGGTCGTCAATCGCGACCTTTGGGAAGAACTCGATGAGCAGGCGCAGCGCCACCAGATCGAATGGGTCTGGGTGCGGGGGCATGACGGTCATGCCGAGAATGAACGCTGTGATGAACTGGCCCGCACCGCGATCGCCCGGGGCCTTGCCGCGGCAAAGTAA